A stretch of Triticum aestivum cultivar Chinese Spring chromosome 1D, IWGSC CS RefSeq v2.1, whole genome shotgun sequence DNA encodes these proteins:
- the LOC123173395 gene encoding putative leucine-rich repeat receptor-like protein kinase At2g19210, translating into MAATPWLLLLCLILAAGGVLQARAQPDSKGFISVDCGLQGETGYTENTTKLSMAPDNGGFTDDAGTCHNISAEYVTPLMGKSWFNLRSFAAGTRNCYTLRSIVPGLKYLVRARFMYGNYDGLHRLPMFDLHIGVNFWRTVNISSPFAAKFVEVIVVVPDDYVQVCLINTGAGTPFISGLDLRPLKKTMYPQVTAAQGLVLLTRFNFGGDENTGIRYPDDPHDRMWFPWVNSSSWTEISTTRRVKYEADSPFEAPMAVMQTAIRPRNASHNIEFDWEPQPQANDPSPGYIIIMHFSELQLLPSNAVREFYINLNGKLLNRDVMRPPYLYGQASYNTFAIRKSYYIVSLNATANSTLPPIINALELFSVIPTTNLSTNSQDVSAILAIKAKYQVHKNWMGDPCGPGTVMVWDSLTCSYAIASPPRITRVDLSSRGLNGDISSSFANLKALQYLNLSNNNLVGSIPNVLSQLTSLTVLDLSRNQLNGSIPFGLLVRVQDGSLDLRYGNNSDICTNGNSCQLPTKQRSKLAIYIAIPAVLIVVIVVVVLFCFIRRKCQGSINNSVRPRNEMMTSYASGDDLYGDGSLRLESRQFTYEELKMITNNFERVLGQGGFGYVYDGFLEDGTQVAVKLRSHSSEQGDKEFLAEARILTRIHHKNLVTMIGYCKDGEYLALVYEYMSEGTLHDHIEGSKLEGRCLSWRQRLRIALESAQGLEYLHKGCNPPLVHRDVKTTNILLNAKMEARIADFGLSKAFEGDNKHVSTTTLVGTPGYVDPEYQATMQATAKSDVYSFGVVLLEVVTGKPTILREVVSISIIQWARQRMAQGNIESVVDARMCGIYDVNSVWKVVEIALKCTEYASTQRPTMTNVVVQLQECIELEEGRTVEDANDGTYTSGGSENPNLSYDAYFDDRSIDMDKNNIAFQPEHNVKRVLAMSTGPVAR; encoded by the exons ATGGCGGCCACGCCATGGCTGCTGCTTCTCTGCCTCATCCTCGCCGCGGGAGGCGTACTGCAAGCTCGTGCCCAGCCTGACAGCAAAG GATTCATAAGCGTAGACTGCGGTCTGCAGGGGGAGACGGGCTACACGGAGAACACCACCAAACTCTCCATGGCCCCGGATAACGGCGGCTTTACGGACGACGCTGGAACCTGCCACAACATCTCGGCGGAGTATGTAACCCCGTTGATGGGCAAGAGCTGGTTCAACTTGCGTAGCTTCGCAGCCGGCACGCGGAACTGCTACACGCTCCGGTCCATCGTACCCGGGCTCAAGTACCTCGTCCGGGCCAGGTTCATGTACGGCAACTACGACGGCCTCCATCGGCTGCCCATGTTTGACCTTCACATCGGCGTCAACTTTTGGCGCACCGTGAACATCTCCAGCCCATTCGCGGCGAAGTTCGTGGAGGTCATTGTCGTGGTGCCGGATGACTACGTGCAGGTCTGCCTGATCAACACCGGTGCCGGGACGCCCTTCATCTCCGGgctggacctcaggccgctcaaAAAGACAATGTACCCGCAGGTGACCGCGGCGCAGGGGCTCGTGCTGTTGACCAGGTTCAACTTTGGTGGCGACGAAAACACCGGCATCAG GTATCCTGATGATCCACACGACAGAATGTGGTTCCCTTGGGTTAACTCTTCATCGTGGACCGAGATATCAACGACGAGGAGGGTCAAGTACGAAGCCGACAGCCCCTTCGAGGCGCCGATGGCCGTGATGCAGACGGCGATCAGGCCGCGGAACGCCTCGCACAACATAGAATTCGACTGGGAGCCCCAGCCCCAAGCCAACGACCCGTCCCCAGGGTACATCATCATCATGCACTTCTCTGAGTTGCAGCTCCTCCCAAGCAACGCTGTGCGCGAGTTCTACATCAACCTCAATGGCAAGTTGTTGAACCGAGATGTCATGAGGCCACCATACCTGTACGGACAGGCCAGCTACAATACCTTCGCCATCCGGAAGAGCTACTACATCGTCTCCCTCAACGCCACCGCCAACTCGACGCTGCCGCCAATTATCAACGCTCTCGAGTTGTTCTCGGTCATACCCACCACCAACCTTAGCACAAACTCCCAGGACG TGTCAGCCATCTTGGCGATCAAGGCGAAGTATCAGGTGCATAAAAACTGGATGGGCGACCCGTGCGGTCCGGGGACTGTCATGGTGTGGGACAGCTTGACATGCAGCTACGCCATTGCAAGCCCCCCACGAATCACAAGAGT CGACCTGTCCTCCAGAGGTCTGAACGGTGATATATCATCATCTTTTGCCAACCTCAAAGCCCTCCAATACTT GAATCTATCAAACAATAACTTGGTAGGCTCAATTCCAAATGTTCTTTCGCAATTAACTTCACTGACAGTTTT AGATTTGTCACGCAACCAGCTCAATGGATCAATCCCCTTTGGACTCCTTGTAAGGGTCCAAGATGGCTCACTCGATCTAAG ATATGGCAACAATTCAGACATTTGCACCAATGGCAATTCATGTCAGCTGCCAACTAAACAGAGGAGCAAGTTAGCAATCTACATTGCCATCCCTGCAGTTCTGATAGTGGTCATAGTAGTGGTAGTACTCTTTTGCTTTATAAGACGAAAATGCCAAG GATCAATAAACAACTCTGTGAGGCCACGCAATGAGATGATGACCAGCTATGCGTCGGGAGATGATTTGTATGGGGACGGTTCGCTGCGACTTGAGAGCCGCCAATTCACTTACGAGGAGCTCAAGATGATAACGAACAACTTCGAGCGAGTACTTGGACAGGGAGGGTTTGGGTACGTCTACGACGGTTTTCTGGAGGACGGCACTCAGGTCGCGGTGAAGCTGCGATCTCATTCTTCTGAGCAAGGTGATAAGGAGTTTCTCGCAGAG GCTCGCATTTTGACACGGATTCATCACAAAAATCTTGTCACCATGATTGGTTACTGCAAGGATGGGGAGTATTTGGCACTTGTCTATGAGTACATGTCAGAAGGAACCTTGCATGACCATATTGAAG GAAGCAAACTCGAAGGGCGTTGCTTGTCCTGGAGACAGAGACTCCGAATCGCACTTGAATCTGCGCAAG GGCTGGAGTATCTGCATAAGGGGTGCAACCCACCTCTGGTTCACAGGGATGTGAAGACCACCAACATCCTCTTAAATGCGAAGATGGAGGCTAGGATTGCTGATTTCGGCTTGTCCAAGGCCTTCGAAGGCGACAATAAACATGTGTCCACTACCACACTTGTTGGCACACCCGGGTATGTCGACCCTGAGTACCAAGCAACGATGCAGGCAACGGCCAAGAGTGATGTCTACAGCTTTGGTGTCGTTCTTTTGGAGGTAGTTACAGGGAAGCCGACCATACTACGGGAAGTTGTGTCCATCAGCATCATCCAGTGGGCACGACAACGAATGGCGCAAGGAAACATTGAAAGTGTGGTTGATGCACGTATGTGTGGCATTTACGATGTCAACAGCGTCTGGAAGGTGGTGGAAATTGCGCTAAAGTGCACTGAGTATGCATCGACACAGCGACCCACCATGACCAATGTGGTGGTGCAGCTGCAAGAGTGCATCGAGCTTGAGGAGGGCCGCACTGTTGAGGACGCAAATGATGGCACGTACACTAGTGGTGGCAGTGAAAACCCGAACTTGAGTTATGATGCTTACTTCGATGATCGGTCTATTGATATGGACAAGAACAACATTGCATTTCAGCCGGAACATAATGTTAAGAGGGTGCTTGCAATGTCCACAGGTCCGGTTGCACGTTGA
- the LOC123160179 gene encoding LRR receptor-like serine/threonine-protein kinase IOS1 encodes MGDPCVPRKFAWDGLGCSYVVSSTPTVTGLNLSSMGLSGNISSSFGDLRGLEYLDLSRNNLTGSIPDSLSQSPSLALLDLTGNRLTGEIPSRLLKRSQDGFLTLRYGNNPDLCSNGNPCVPPKRKSNSMVPVYVAIPIVAILVILLFSVLLICMRRRRQGRTSNSVKPQNETRFIPSHSQNRNNGSSLRLDDRRFTYEELEAITNNFQRVIGQGGFGKVYDGFLEDGTQVAVKLRSESSAQGVQEFLVEAQTLAKIHHKHLVTMVGYCNDKEHMALVYEYMSEGALHEHLRGKTLTWGQRLCIALESAQGLEYLHKGCNPPLIHRDVKTSNILLNANLEAKIADFGLLKAFNSDCDTHVSTARLVGTRGYLALEYVATLQLTNKSDVYSFGVVPLEIVTGRPHILNDPEPISITEWAQQCLSQGNIEGVFDARMRGEHDINGVWKAAGIALKCTAQTPAQRPTMTEVVAQLKECLDLETMRCRGGSANAMFYTAGSSDPVSSYDGYTTNQSAGVSRINVVDMDHLGRVPTMTTGPVASSNIPAVPPDSCRPTFLPWCGHRRIAQTGTADADLQSVAPESDGGDHAVHEPTGRLNLSLY; translated from the exons ATGGGGGATCCTTGTGTGCCGAGAAAATTTGCGTGGGATGGATTGGGTTGCAGCTATGTTGTCTCCAGCACACCAACTGTCACAGGCTT GAACCTATCTTCTATGGGTCTGAGTGGCAACATCTCGTCTTCTTTTGGGGATCTCAGAGGATTAGAGTACCT GGATTTGTCACGCAATAATCTGACGGGCTCCATTCCTGACAGTCTTTCACAATCTCCGTCGCTTGCACTTCT TGATTTGACAGGAAACCGGCTTACAGGAGAAATCCCTTCCAGGCTCCTGAAAAGAAGTCAAGATGGCTTCCTAACTCTCAG ATATGGTAACAATCCGGACCTCTGCAGCAATGGCAATCCCTGTGTGCCTCCGAAGAGGAAGAGCAATTCTATGGTTCCCGTATATGTTGCCATTCCAATAGTTGCAATACTGGTGATTTTGTTGTTTTCAGTGCTGCTCATTTGCATGCGAAGGAGAAGGCAAG GAAGAACAAGCAACAGTGTTAAGCCTCAGAACGAGACACGCTTTATCCCATCGCACTCTCAGAACAGAAACAATGGCAGCTCATTACGACTTGACGATCGTCGGTTCACGTACGAGGAACTGGAGGCCATAACAAACAACTTCCAGCGAGTGATCGGCCAAGGAGGGTTTGGAAAAGTCTATGATGGATTCTTGGAGGATGGCACCCAGGTGGCTGTCAAGCTTCGGTCTGAGTCATCTGCTCAAGGTGTACAAGAGTTCCTCGTCGAG GCTCAGACCTTAGCTAAGATTCATCACAAACATCTTGTAACCATGGTTGGATACTGCAACGACAAAGAACACATGGCCCTTGTGTACGAGTACATGTCTGAAGGAGCTCTACATGAACATCTTAGAGGT AAAACTTTAACCTGGGGACAGAGACTTTGTATTGCCTTGGAATCTGCACAAG GGCTTGAGTATCTACACAAGGGGTGCAATCCACCCCTCATTCATAGGGATGTGAAGACATCCAACATTTTGCTGAATGCCAACCTTGAGGCCAAGATTGCCGATTTTGGCCTACTCAAGGCTTTCAATAGTGATTGTGATACCCATGTGTCCACAGCCAGGTTGGTCGGCACGCGTGGTTACCTTGCCCTTGA GTATGTAGCAACATTGCAGCTGACTAATAAGAGCGACGTATATAGTTTCGGAGTAGTGCCGTTGGAAATAGTCACGGGCCGCCCTCACATCTTGAACGATCCAGAACCTATAAGCATCACCGAGTGGGCGCAGCAATGCCTTTCCCAGGGCAACATAGAGGGCGTATTTGACGCGCGCATGCGGGGAGAGCACGACATCAATGGTGTCTGGAAAGCAGCGGGCATTGCTCTTAAGTGCACTGCGCAAACACCAGCGCAACGGCCCACAATGACCGAGGTAGTGGCGCAGCTGAAAGAGTGTCTCGACCTTGAGACTATGCGCTGCAGGGGTGGCAGCGCGAATGCCATGTTCTACACAGCGGGGAGCAGCGACCCAGTCTCAAGTTATGATGGTTACACCACTAACCAGTCCGCTGGTGTGAGTCGTATCAATGTTGTAGACATGGATCATTTAGGCAGGGTCCCAACCATGACTACTGGTCCAGTTGCAAG CTCCAACATTCCGGCGGTGCCGCCTGATAGTTGCCGCCCTACTTTCCTGCCATGGTGTGGCCACCGCCGCATTGCCCAAACGGGAACTGCAGATGCAGACCTCCAGTCTGTCGCGCCGGAGAGTGACGGAGGAGACCACGCAGTCCACGAGCCCACCGGCAGGCTGAATCTCTCCCTCTATTGA